The proteins below are encoded in one region of Candidatus Thermoplasmatota archaeon:
- a CDS encoding chemotaxis protein CheD yields MIEPRTVGIAQIAICHAPEQLVCLGLGSCVAVILYDPGIRTGGIVHVLLPHAPVKCDKEEKYADTGTRKLVKEMIGYGVKKERLVAKLVGGAQMFPGLNLAIANVGRENSMGARSVLREHNIRIVAEDLEGNRGRSAYFDSATGQVTIKTAFLPTKVI; encoded by the coding sequence TATGCCACGCGCCGGAACAGCTGGTGTGCTTGGGACTGGGTTCTTGCGTGGCCGTGATCCTGTACGATCCAGGCATCAGGACAGGCGGCATCGTGCATGTACTACTGCCACACGCTCCGGTCAAGTGCGATAAAGAGGAGAAGTATGCTGACACGGGTACGAGAAAGCTAGTGAAAGAGATGATTGGATATGGTGTCAAGAAAGAGCGCTTGGTCGCAAAACTCGTCGGCGGCGCTCAGATGTTCCCCGGTCTCAACCTCGCTATAGCTAATGTTGGGAGAGAAAACAGCATGGGTGCCAGAAGTGTTCTCAGGGAACACAACATTCGGATCGTGGCAGAGGACCTCGAAGGCAACAGAGGTCGGTCAGCCTATTTCGACTCCGCAACCGGTCAAGTCACTATAAAGACCGCGTTCCTTCCCACGAAGGTCATCTGA